A part of Tardiphaga sp. vice304 genomic DNA contains:
- a CDS encoding amidohydrolase family protein, producing the protein MSRAMGRLLSIIWVFALLAGQAHASDGPSMMLTGATVYASPTASPIADALVLISGGMITAVGKRSDVQVPIDTQVIDCTGKTVVAGFWNSHVHFTGPQWLRADSAPAGQLTLRMQEMLTRWGFTTVWDLGSVPQNSLSLRARVESGEVAGPKILLAPNFFPKGGHPIYVPADVEVPEPGTPGEMTNLVSEAFGMGSDGVKLFTGSFRGPKPVVNMDPAVAKAAVDVAHARGRPVFAHPQNKAGVDIVLATHVDVMAHTVPAQHNYSEEQLSLARAEGTALIPTLTLWTTAPLLASSMVDAGVLQLKTFSDNGGTILFGTDVGFTKIVDTTLELELMGRALSASQVLAALTTNPAGFFHAARKGRVEVGMDADLVVLDGDPAADVRNLAKVGMTIRAGRTIYQKP; encoded by the coding sequence ATGAGCCGTGCCATGGGTCGATTGCTGAGTATCATCTGGGTCTTCGCATTGCTTGCTGGTCAGGCGCACGCCAGTGATGGGCCGTCGATGATGCTGACAGGGGCGACCGTCTACGCGTCGCCAACAGCGTCTCCGATTGCCGATGCCTTGGTGTTGATCTCCGGCGGCATGATCACCGCCGTAGGCAAACGGTCGGACGTGCAGGTGCCGATCGACACGCAGGTGATCGATTGCACAGGCAAGACCGTAGTCGCCGGTTTCTGGAACAGCCACGTCCATTTCACCGGACCGCAATGGCTTCGGGCTGACAGCGCGCCCGCCGGGCAACTGACGCTGCGCATGCAGGAGATGCTGACGCGCTGGGGTTTTACCACCGTTTGGGATCTCGGCTCCGTGCCGCAAAACTCTCTTTCATTGCGAGCTCGCGTCGAAAGCGGCGAGGTCGCAGGGCCCAAAATACTTCTCGCGCCTAACTTCTTTCCGAAAGGCGGCCATCCGATCTATGTGCCGGCCGACGTGGAGGTGCCCGAGCCTGGGACGCCGGGCGAGATGACAAATCTGGTCTCTGAGGCGTTTGGCATGGGCAGCGACGGCGTGAAGCTTTTTACCGGCTCGTTCAGGGGCCCCAAGCCGGTGGTCAACATGGACCCGGCTGTGGCCAAGGCAGCCGTCGATGTCGCCCATGCGCGAGGCAGGCCGGTCTTCGCCCATCCACAGAACAAGGCAGGCGTGGACATCGTGCTGGCGACCCATGTCGATGTGATGGCTCACACCGTACCCGCGCAGCACAACTACAGCGAGGAACAATTGAGTCTCGCCAGAGCCGAGGGCACGGCCTTGATCCCAACGCTGACGCTATGGACGACAGCGCCGCTGCTGGCGTCCAGCATGGTCGACGCCGGAGTGCTGCAACTGAAGACCTTTTCGGACAATGGCGGCACCATCCTGTTCGGCACAGACGTAGGCTTCACAAAAATCGTCGATACCACGTTGGAATTGGAATTGATGGGACGCGCGCTGTCGGCCAGTCAGGTTCTCGCGGCGCTGACCACCAATCCGGCGGGCTTCTTCCATGCCGCGCGAAAAGGGCGAGTGGAGGTGGGAATGGATGCCGATCTGGTGGTGCTGGACGGTGATCCTGCCGCCGACGTCCGCAACCTTGCGAAGGTCGGCATGACTATCCGGGCCGGGCGGACCATTTATCAGAAGCCATGA
- a CDS encoding 30S ribosomal protein S2 yields the protein MAIPEFSMRQLLEAGVHFGHQSHRWNPKMADYIFGARNNIHIIDLAQTVPLLHRALQAVSDTVAKGGRILFVGTKRQAQDVVAEAAKRSAMYFVNSRWLGGTLTNWKTISGSIKRLRHLDEVLNSGDASAYTKKERLTLQRERDKLDRSLGGIKDMGGLPDLIFVIDTNKEDIAIQEAQRLGIPVAAIVDTNSDPKGITYVVPGNDDAGRALTLYCDLIARAVIDGISRAQGDSGYDIGASAAPIEEAIAAPEAAGFQGLAGPRGTADDLKKLTGVSGEIEKKFNDLGIFHFWQLAELDHDNAHKIGEEVGLPTRADGWVAQAKAMTAEAE from the coding sequence ATGGCGATTCCTGAATTTTCTATGCGTCAGCTCCTCGAAGCCGGCGTCCACTTTGGCCACCAGTCGCACCGCTGGAACCCGAAGATGGCTGACTACATCTTCGGCGCGCGCAACAACATCCACATTATCGATCTCGCCCAGACCGTGCCGCTGCTTCACCGCGCGCTGCAGGCTGTGTCGGACACCGTCGCCAAGGGTGGTCGCATCCTGTTCGTCGGCACCAAGCGCCAGGCCCAGGACGTCGTGGCCGAAGCTGCCAAGCGTTCGGCGATGTACTTCGTCAATTCGCGCTGGCTCGGCGGCACGCTGACCAACTGGAAGACCATTTCCGGTTCGATCAAGCGCCTGCGCCACCTCGATGAAGTGCTCAACTCGGGCGATGCCTCGGCCTACACCAAGAAGGAGCGCCTGACGCTGCAGCGCGAGCGCGACAAGCTCGACCGTTCGCTCGGCGGCATCAAGGACATGGGCGGTCTGCCCGACCTGATCTTCGTGATCGACACCAACAAGGAAGACATCGCGATCCAGGAAGCCCAGCGCCTGGGCATCCCGGTGGCGGCGATCGTCGACACCAACTCGGACCCCAAGGGCATCACCTATGTGGTCCCGGGCAATGACGACGCCGGCCGTGCGCTGACGCTGTATTGCGACCTGATCGCCCGCGCCGTCATCGACGGCATCTCGCGCGCCCAGGGCGATTCCGGCTACGACATCGGCGCCTCGGCGGCCCCGATCGAGGAAGCCATCGCGGCTCCGGAAGCCGCCGGCTTCCAGGGTCTGGCGGGTCCCCGCGGCACCGCCGACGACCTCAAGAAGCTCACCGGCGTGTCCGGCGAGATCGAGAAGAAGTTCAACGACCTCGGCATCTTCCACTTCTGGCAGCTGGCCGAGCTCGATCACGACAACGCCCACAAGATCGGCGAAGAGGTCGGCCTGCCGACCCGTGCCGATGGCTGGGTCGCCCAGGCCAAGGCGATGACGGCGGAAGCCGAGTAA
- the dnaE gene encoding DNA polymerase III subunit alpha: MSSRPAAAANAGFVHLHTHSAYSLLKGSIKVEKLAALAKADHQPALALTDTDNMFGALEFSEKLVGYGIQPIVGCEIAVDFGDQDPNARNALNAVPARMVFLAARERGYRSLMKLNSRAFLETPIHQTPHIKFEWMLEEAEDLIVLTGGPEGPIAMALNADQAALAATRCDRLGSLFGDRLYIELQRHGVEKERRAEAGLIDLAYAKGFPLVATNEPYFATADDYEAHDALLCIAGGKMIADTERDQLTPDHRFKTRSEMAVLFADLPEALASTVEIAERCSFRPRTRKPILPRFTVGAGSNAADAESEEAEELKRQAQEGLTRRLAVHGVSLGMTEEDYRARLDFELNVINRMNYAGYFLIVADFIKWAKEQGIPVGPGRGSGAGSMVAYVMTITDLDPIKFGLLFERFLNPERVSMPDFDIDFCQDRRGEVITYVQNRYGRDQVAQIITFGTLQARGVLRDVGRVLQMPYGQVDKLTKLVPQNPAAPVTLAAAIESEPKLQAFRDEDPIVKRAFDIALRLEGLTRHASTHAAGIVIGDRPLSELVPMYRDPKSDMPVTQFNMKWVEPAGLVKFDFLGLKTLTVLDVAVKLLKQRNIHVDLPTLPIDDAATYAMLAKGEVVGVFQLESQGMRRALVDMRPDRFEDIIALVALYRPGPMANIPTYCARKHGDEQSEYMHPMLEPILKETYGVIIYQEQVMQIAQVMAGYSLGDADLLRRAMGKKIRAEMEKQRAIFIAGSVKNGVAKEQADTIFDLLAKFADYGFNKSHAAAYALVSYHTAYMKAHYPVEFIAASMTLDMSNTDKLSEFRAEAQRLGIKLEAPNINLSAATFEVADNTIFYALAGLKGVGGAAVDLIVEERKKGLFTSLADFASRASPRAINKRVIESLTAAGAFDTLDANRARVFGGAEAILAACQSAHEDKTIGQKSMFGGAADAPTIMLPQIDNWLPAEKLRREYDAIGFFLSGHPLDDYAVVLKRLRVQSWAEFCRAVKSGATAGKVAATVVTRQERRTKTGNKMGITGLSDPTGHFEAVLFSEGLAQFRDVLEPGAAVLLQLGAELQGEDVRARVLHAEPLDAAAAKTQKGLRIFLRDTKPLDSIVKRLSGDAPAAAASGRGVLAPKPTAPSGGAGEGDVSVVMMLNLETEVEMKLPGRFRISPQIAGAIKAVTGVVQVEML; this comes from the coding sequence ATGAGTTCCAGACCCGCTGCTGCGGCTAATGCCGGTTTCGTCCACCTGCACACCCATTCGGCCTATTCGCTGCTGAAGGGCTCGATCAAGGTCGAGAAGCTGGCGGCGCTGGCCAAGGCCGACCACCAGCCGGCGCTGGCCCTGACCGACACCGACAACATGTTCGGCGCGCTGGAATTTTCCGAGAAACTGGTCGGCTACGGCATCCAGCCGATCGTCGGCTGCGAGATCGCGGTGGATTTCGGCGACCAGGATCCTAACGCCCGCAATGCGCTGAACGCAGTGCCGGCGCGCATGGTATTTCTGGCGGCGCGCGAGCGCGGCTATCGCAGCCTGATGAAGCTGAACTCGCGGGCGTTCCTGGAAACCCCGATCCACCAGACCCCGCATATCAAGTTCGAGTGGATGCTGGAGGAGGCCGAGGACCTGATCGTGCTGACCGGCGGGCCGGAAGGCCCGATCGCTATGGCGCTCAATGCCGATCAGGCGGCACTCGCCGCCACCCGCTGCGACCGCCTGGGCTCGCTGTTCGGCGACCGGCTGTATATCGAGTTGCAGCGCCACGGCGTCGAGAAGGAGCGCCGCGCCGAGGCCGGGCTGATCGATCTGGCCTATGCCAAGGGTTTTCCGCTGGTCGCCACCAACGAGCCGTATTTCGCCACGGCCGACGATTACGAGGCGCATGATGCGCTGTTGTGTATCGCCGGCGGCAAGATGATCGCCGACACCGAGCGCGACCAGCTCACCCCCGACCACCGCTTCAAGACCCGCTCCGAGATGGCCGTGCTGTTCGCCGACCTGCCAGAGGCGCTGGCCTCCACGGTGGAGATCGCCGAGCGCTGCTCGTTCCGGCCGCGCACCCGCAAGCCGATCCTGCCGCGCTTCACGGTCGGCGCGGGCTCCAATGCCGCCGATGCCGAAAGCGAGGAAGCCGAGGAACTGAAGCGGCAGGCCCAGGAGGGCCTGACGCGGCGGCTCGCCGTCCACGGCGTCTCGCTGGGCATGACGGAGGAGGACTACCGCGCGCGGCTCGACTTCGAGCTGAACGTCATCAACCGCATGAACTATGCCGGCTACTTCCTGATCGTGGCCGACTTCATCAAATGGGCCAAGGAGCAGGGCATTCCGGTCGGCCCTGGCCGTGGTTCGGGCGCGGGCTCGATGGTCGCCTATGTGATGACCATCACCGACCTCGACCCGATCAAATTCGGCCTGCTGTTCGAGCGCTTCCTCAATCCGGAACGCGTCTCGATGCCCGACTTCGACATCGACTTCTGCCAGGACCGCCGCGGCGAGGTCATCACCTACGTACAGAATCGCTATGGCCGCGATCAGGTCGCGCAGATCATTACCTTCGGCACGCTGCAGGCGCGCGGCGTGCTGCGCGACGTCGGCCGCGTGCTGCAGATGCCATACGGCCAGGTCGACAAGCTGACCAAGCTGGTGCCGCAGAATCCGGCGGCGCCGGTGACGCTCGCCGCCGCCATCGAGTCCGAGCCGAAGCTGCAGGCGTTTCGCGACGAGGACCCGATCGTCAAACGCGCCTTCGACATCGCGCTGCGGCTCGAGGGCCTGACGCGCCACGCTTCGACGCACGCCGCCGGTATCGTGATCGGCGACCGCCCGCTCTCCGAGCTGGTGCCGATGTATCGCGATCCGAAATCCGACATGCCGGTCACCCAGTTCAACATGAAATGGGTCGAGCCCGCGGGCCTGGTGAAGTTCGACTTCCTGGGCCTGAAGACGCTGACCGTGCTCGACGTCGCGGTGAAGCTGTTGAAGCAGCGCAACATCCACGTCGACCTGCCGACGCTGCCGATCGACGATGCCGCGACCTATGCGATGCTGGCCAAGGGCGAAGTGGTCGGCGTGTTCCAGCTGGAAAGCCAGGGCATGCGGCGCGCGCTGGTCGATATGCGCCCCGACAGGTTCGAGGACATCATCGCGCTGGTGGCTTTGTATCGGCCGGGCCCGATGGCGAACATCCCGACCTATTGCGCGCGCAAGCATGGCGACGAGCAGTCGGAATACATGCATCCGATGCTGGAGCCGATCCTGAAGGAAACCTACGGCGTCATCATCTACCAGGAACAGGTGATGCAGATCGCCCAGGTGATGGCCGGCTACTCGCTCGGCGACGCAGACTTGCTGCGCCGCGCGATGGGCAAGAAGATCCGCGCCGAAATGGAAAAGCAGCGCGCGATCTTCATCGCGGGCTCCGTCAAGAACGGCGTCGCCAAGGAACAGGCCGACACGATCTTCGACCTGCTCGCCAAATTCGCCGACTACGGCTTCAACAAGTCGCACGCCGCGGCCTACGCGCTGGTGTCGTACCATACCGCCTATATGAAGGCGCATTACCCGGTCGAGTTCATCGCCGCGTCGATGACGCTGGACATGAGCAACACCGACAAGCTGTCGGAATTCCGCGCCGAGGCGCAGCGGCTTGGTATCAAGCTCGAGGCACCCAACATCAATCTCTCGGCTGCCACCTTCGAGGTCGCCGACAACACCATCTTCTACGCGCTGGCCGGCCTGAAGGGCGTCGGCGGCGCCGCGGTCGACCTGATCGTCGAGGAGCGCAAGAAAGGCCTGTTCACCTCGCTGGCGGATTTTGCGTCGCGGGCGAGTCCACGTGCGATCAACAAGCGCGTCATAGAGAGCCTCACGGCCGCCGGCGCGTTCGATACGCTGGACGCCAACCGCGCCCGCGTGTTCGGCGGCGCCGAGGCGATCCTCGCGGCGTGCCAGAGCGCGCATGAGGACAAGACGATCGGTCAGAAGAGCATGTTCGGAGGTGCTGCGGACGCGCCGACCATCATGCTGCCGCAGATCGACAATTGGCTGCCGGCCGAAAAGCTGCGCCGCGAATACGACGCCATCGGCTTCTTCCTGTCCGGCCATCCGCTCGACGACTACGCCGTGGTGCTGAAGCGGCTGCGGGTGCAGAGCTGGGCGGAATTCTGCCGCGCCGTGAAGTCGGGCGCGACCGCCGGCAAGGTCGCCGCGACCGTGGTGACGCGTCAGGAGCGCCGCACAAAGACCGGCAACAAGATGGGCATCACGGGCCTGTCCGATCCCACCGGCCATTTCGAGGCCGTGCTGTTCTCGGAAGGCCTCGCCCAGTTCCGTGACGTGCTGGAGCCGGGCGCTGCCGTCTTGCTGCAGCTCGGCGCCGAACTGCAGGGCGAGGACGTTCGCGCCCGCGTGCTGCATGCCGAGCCGCTGGATGCCGCCGCCGCCAAGACCCAGAAGGGTCTTCGCATCTTCCTGCGCGACACCAAGCCGCTGGATTCGATCGTCAAGCGCCTGTCCGGTGACGCGCCGGCGGCCGCCGCCTCCGGCCGCGGCGTGCTGGCACCGAAGCCGACCGCGCCGTCCGGCGGGGCGGGGGAGGGCGACGTCTCGGTGGTGATGATGCTGAATCTGGAAACCGAGGTCGAAATGAAGCTCCCCGGCCGCTTCCGCATCTCCCCGCAGATCGCCGGCGCCATCAAGGCGGTGACCGGGGTGGTACAGGTCGAGATGCTGTGA
- the pyrH gene encoding UMP kinase — protein MGEPLYRRVVIKLSGEYFAGGQPFGIDQPTIDRIAGDLIAAQKLGVEIAVVVGGGNIFRGVEVSSRGVSRPTGDTMGMLATVMNCLALEAAIERRAVPARTLSAMVMPQVCELFTRAAAHKYLSEGRIVLLAGGTGNPYFTTDTTAVLRAAEIGAAAVLKATNVDGVYSADPKKHPAATRFERLSHSQAVEGNYKVMDATAFALARETALPIIVFSIAEPGSIGAILTGTGRGTIVAG, from the coding sequence ATGGGTGAGCCGCTCTATCGTCGCGTCGTGATCAAGCTTTCAGGCGAATATTTTGCCGGCGGCCAGCCGTTCGGCATCGACCAGCCCACCATCGACCGCATTGCCGGCGACCTCATCGCGGCCCAGAAGCTCGGCGTCGAGATCGCCGTCGTGGTCGGCGGCGGCAATATTTTTCGCGGCGTCGAAGTGTCCTCGCGCGGCGTGTCGCGCCCGACCGGCGACACCATGGGCATGCTCGCCACCGTGATGAACTGCCTGGCGCTTGAAGCTGCGATCGAGCGTCGCGCGGTGCCGGCCCGCACCCTGTCGGCGATGGTCATGCCGCAGGTCTGCGAGCTGTTCACCCGTGCTGCCGCGCACAAATATCTCTCCGAAGGCCGCATCGTGCTGCTCGCCGGCGGCACCGGCAATCCGTATTTCACCACCGACACGACAGCGGTGCTGCGCGCCGCCGAAATCGGCGCCGCGGCGGTGCTCAAGGCGACCAATGTCGATGGCGTCTACAGCGCGGATCCGAAGAAGCACCCGGCCGCCACGCGGTTCGAGCGGCTCAGCCATTCGCAGGCGGTCGAGGGTAACTACAAGGTCATGGACGCGACCGCTTTCGCGCTTGCCCGCGAGACGGCGCTGCCTATCATCGTATTTTCGATCGCCGAGCCGGGTTCGATCGGCGCCATTCTGACCGGTACAGGCCGCGGCACCATCGTCGCGGGCTGA
- the frr gene encoding ribosome recycling factor, which yields MAPLAPFDINDLKRRMQGATAALKHELGGLRTGRAAASMLEPVQVEAYGSHVPLKSVATISVPEPRLLSVQVWDKSMVKAVEKALVDSNLGLSPATEGTTLRLRIPELNEERRKELVKVGNKYAEAAKVAVRHVRRDGIDHIKKLEKAHDITEDDQKRLDNDVQKATDASIAEIDQMLAAKEKEIMTV from the coding sequence ATGGCCCCGTTGGCCCCATTCGATATCAACGACCTCAAGCGCCGTATGCAGGGCGCCACTGCCGCGCTGAAGCACGAACTCGGCGGACTGCGCACCGGGCGCGCCGCGGCCTCGATGCTGGAGCCGGTGCAGGTGGAAGCCTATGGCAGCCATGTGCCGTTGAAGTCGGTCGCCACCATCTCGGTGCCGGAGCCGCGCCTTTTGTCGGTGCAGGTCTGGGACAAGTCGATGGTCAAGGCCGTCGAAAAGGCGCTCGTCGATTCCAACCTTGGCCTCAGCCCCGCCACGGAGGGCACGACGTTGCGCTTGCGGATTCCCGAGCTCAACGAAGAGCGCCGCAAGGAACTGGTGAAGGTCGGTAATAAATACGCCGAGGCCGCCAAGGTCGCCGTCCGCCATGTCCGCCGCGACGGCATCGACCACATCAAGAAGCTCGAGAAGGCGCACGACATCACCGAGGACGACCAGAAGCGCCTCGACAACGACGTGCAGAAGGCGACCGACGCCTCGATCGCCGAAATCGACCAGATGCTGGCCGCCAAGGAAAAGGAAATCATGACGGTCTAG
- a CDS encoding 1-deoxy-D-xylulose-5-phosphate reductoisomerase, with product MSAVPLRNNKAAASSVRRVTVLGATGSIGDSTMDLIRAAPERYQVEALTANTNVEGLVKLAKEFRARFVAVADASKLAELRSALAGTGIQCGAGDSAIVEAAERPSDWLMAAVSGAAGLKPALAAVDRGATIALANKECLVCAGDFFMQRAAKAGACILPADSEHNALFQALGSGSREELTKVIITASGGPFRTWAAADIEQATLAQALKHPNWSMGQKITIDSASMMNKGLEVIEASYLFALTPDEIDVLVHPQSIVHGMVEFRDFSVLAQLGSPDMRTPIAHCLGWPDRIPGRAAPLDLAKIGTLTFEAPDYVRFPGLKLAFDALRTGHGATTVYNAANEVAVAAFIAQKIRFGAIARLVEATMNDWVRSGNLAPLSSADDAIAVDHSARKMAATLLPQIAAKAT from the coding sequence ATGAGTGCTGTTCCTCTGCGAAACAATAAGGCCGCCGCGTCCAGCGTGCGCCGCGTAACCGTTCTCGGCGCCACCGGCTCGATCGGTGACAGCACGATGGACCTGATCCGCGCCGCGCCGGAACGCTATCAGGTGGAGGCGTTGACCGCCAACACCAACGTCGAAGGCCTGGTGAAACTCGCCAAGGAATTCCGCGCCCGCTTCGTCGCGGTCGCCGATGCGTCCAAACTGGCCGAATTGCGGTCGGCGCTGGCCGGCACCGGCATCCAGTGCGGCGCCGGCGACAGCGCCATCGTCGAGGCCGCGGAGCGTCCGTCGGACTGGCTGATGGCCGCGGTATCCGGCGCGGCCGGGCTGAAGCCGGCGCTGGCGGCGGTGGACCGCGGCGCCACCATCGCGCTGGCCAACAAGGAATGCCTGGTCTGTGCCGGTGATTTCTTCATGCAGCGCGCCGCCAAGGCGGGGGCCTGCATCCTGCCGGCGGATTCCGAGCATAATGCGCTGTTCCAGGCGCTCGGCTCCGGCAGCCGCGAAGAACTGACGAAGGTCATCATCACCGCGTCCGGCGGGCCGTTCCGCACCTGGGCCGCCGCCGACATCGAGCAGGCGACGCTCGCGCAGGCCTTGAAGCACCCGAACTGGTCGATGGGGCAGAAGATTACCATCGATTCCGCCTCGATGATGAACAAGGGCCTCGAAGTGATCGAGGCCTCCTATCTGTTCGCGCTGACGCCGGACGAGATCGACGTATTGGTGCATCCGCAGTCGATCGTCCATGGCATGGTCGAATTCCGCGATTTCTCGGTGCTGGCGCAGCTCGGCTCGCCGGACATGCGGACGCCGATCGCGCATTGCCTGGGCTGGCCGGACCGCATTCCGGGCCGGGCCGCGCCGCTCGATCTGGCCAAGATCGGCACGCTCACCTTCGAGGCGCCGGATTATGTGCGTTTCCCCGGCCTCAAACTGGCCTTTGACGCGCTGCGCACCGGCCACGGCGCGACCACGGTCTACAACGCCGCCAACGAAGTCGCGGTCGCGGCCTTCATCGCGCAGAAAATCCGGTTCGGTGCGATCGCGCGGCTGGTCGAGGCGACCATGAATGACTGGGTGCGGTCAGGTAATTTGGCACCGCTTTCGTCGGCCGATGACGCCATCGCCGTTGACCATAGCGCGCGAAAAATGGCTGCCACCCTCTTGCCTCAAATTGCCGCAAAGGCAACCTAG
- a CDS encoding phosphatidate cytidylyltransferase: MDHDGGAPKQVDDRGLRNLLMRVLAALVLIPVAIGVAYAGGWWWAALVIAVSIGLFVEWRMIVGAGSMGWIALGLLYAAAALAASIVVRLDPVWGFAALMFVLLVVWVTDIGGYFAGRGIGGPKLWPRVSPKKTWAGAIGGLVLSLGVAFGFAAYGIGRIGPLLVLATALTVTSQLGDLFESAVKRRFGVKDSSHIIPGHGGLLDRLDGYVFAIVAAAVIGLLRGGADGVGRGLMVW; encoded by the coding sequence GTGGATCACGACGGCGGCGCGCCGAAACAGGTCGATGACCGCGGTCTGCGAAACCTCCTGATGCGCGTGCTCGCCGCGCTGGTGCTGATCCCGGTCGCGATCGGCGTCGCCTATGCCGGCGGCTGGTGGTGGGCTGCGCTGGTGATCGCGGTTTCGATCGGCCTGTTCGTCGAATGGCGGATGATTGTCGGCGCGGGCAGCATGGGCTGGATCGCGCTCGGCTTGCTTTATGCCGCAGCCGCGCTGGCGGCGTCCATCGTAGTGCGGCTGGACCCGGTCTGGGGTTTTGCGGCGCTGATGTTCGTGCTGCTGGTCGTTTGGGTCACCGACATCGGCGGCTATTTCGCGGGCAGGGGGATCGGCGGCCCGAAACTGTGGCCGCGGGTCAGCCCGAAGAAGACCTGGGCCGGCGCGATCGGCGGCCTGGTGCTCAGCCTCGGCGTGGCCTTTGGTTTTGCGGCCTACGGAATCGGCCGGATCGGGCCGCTGCTGGTACTCGCCACCGCGCTGACGGTCACGTCGCAGCTCGGCGACCTGTTCGAATCGGCGGTCAAGCGCCGCTTCGGCGTCAAGGATTCCAGCCACATCATTCCCGGCCACGGCGGTCTCCTGGACCGGCTGGATGGCTACGTCTTCGCGATTGTCGCTGCCGCGGTGATCGGTCTTTTACGCGGCGGCGCCGATGGTGTCGGCCGCGGTCTTATGGTTTGGTGA
- a CDS encoding isoprenyl transferase: MSNAAAPATDGSDRSTPLHVAIIMDGNGRWASARGLPRAEGHRRGVDALRRVVRAANEIGILYLTIFSFSSENWSRPATEIRDLFGLLRRFIRNDLATLHADGVCVRVIGEREGLDPDIRSLLSEAEDLTRGNTRLNLVVAFNYGSRHEIAKAAQRLAQEVADGKRTPDSINVDTLGQYLDAPDIPDPDLIIRTSGEQRLSNFLMWQAAYSELVFVPMHWPDFDKAALEGAIAEYARRERRFGGLAAKTGS; this comes from the coding sequence ATGTCGAACGCCGCCGCGCCCGCAACTGATGGATCGGACCGATCCACGCCTTTGCATGTCGCGATCATCATGGACGGCAACGGGCGCTGGGCCTCCGCACGCGGCCTGCCGCGCGCCGAGGGCCACCGCCGCGGCGTCGATGCGCTGCGCCGCGTCGTCCGTGCCGCCAACGAAATCGGCATTCTCTATCTCACGATATTCTCCTTCAGCTCGGAGAACTGGTCGCGTCCGGCGACAGAAATCCGCGACCTGTTCGGATTGCTGCGTCGCTTCATCCGCAACGATCTGGCGACGCTGCATGCCGACGGCGTCTGCGTTCGCGTGATCGGCGAGCGCGAAGGGCTCGATCCCGATATCCGTTCGCTGCTCTCCGAAGCCGAGGATCTGACCCGCGGCAACACCCGGCTCAATCTCGTGGTGGCTTTCAACTACGGCTCGCGCCACGAGATCGCCAAGGCCGCGCAGCGCCTGGCGCAGGAAGTCGCCGACGGCAAGCGCACGCCGGACAGCATCAATGTCGATACGCTCGGGCAGTATCTCGACGCGCCGGACATTCCGGATCCCGATCTGATTATCCGCACCTCCGGCGAACAGCGACTTTCGAACTTCCTGATGTGGCAGGCCGCGTATAGCGAGCTTGTTTTCGTGCCGATGCACTGGCCGGATTTCGACAAGGCCGCGCTGGAAGGCGCGATCGCCGAATACGCCCGCCGCGAGCGCCGCTTCGGCGGTCTTGCTGCGAAGACCGGTTCGTGA
- the tsf gene encoding translation elongation factor Ts, with translation MATITAAMVKDLRETTGVGMMDCKNALTANDGDMQASIDWLRAKGLSKAAKKADRVAAEGLIGVVTAGAKGVVVEVNSETDFVARNEQFQGLVKMIAQVALKAGGDVDAIKAHQVGDATVETAITEAIATIGENMSLRRAALLEVSAGVVSSYVHNAVTEGLGKMGIIVALESTGKTDELAVLGKQIAMHVAAANPQALDSTSLDPAVVAREKDVMADKYRQQGKPEAMIEKIVENGLKTYYKEVCLLDQAFIHDTAKSVAQAVKEAEGKVGAPIKLTGFVRYALGEGIEKQTSDFAAEVAAASGQK, from the coding sequence ATGGCAACGATTACCGCAGCGATGGTCAAGGACCTCCGCGAGACCACCGGCGTCGGCATGATGGACTGCAAGAACGCGCTCACTGCCAATGACGGCGACATGCAGGCATCGATCGACTGGCTGCGCGCCAAGGGCCTCTCCAAGGCCGCCAAGAAGGCCGACCGCGTCGCCGCGGAAGGCCTGATCGGCGTCGTCACCGCCGGCGCCAAGGGCGTCGTCGTCGAAGTCAATTCCGAGACCGATTTCGTCGCCCGCAACGAGCAGTTCCAGGGCCTGGTCAAGATGATCGCTCAGGTCGCGCTCAAGGCCGGCGGCGATGTCGATGCGATCAAGGCGCACCAGGTCGGTGACGCCACCGTCGAAACCGCGATCACCGAAGCGATCGCGACCATCGGCGAGAACATGTCGCTGCGCCGCGCCGCCCTGCTCGAAGTCTCGGCCGGCGTCGTCTCCAGCTACGTGCACAACGCCGTGACCGAAGGCCTCGGCAAGATGGGCATCATCGTCGCGCTGGAATCGACCGGCAAGACCGACGAACTCGCCGTGCTCGGCAAGCAGATCGCGATGCATGTCGCCGCCGCCAACCCGCAGGCGCTTGATTCGACCTCGCTCGATCCCGCCGTCGTGGCGCGCGAGAAGGACGTGATGGCGGACAAGTATCGCCAGCAGGGCAAGCCGGAAGCGATGATCGAGAAGATCGTCGAGAACGGCCTGAAGACCTATTACAAGGAAGTCTGCCTGCTCGATCAGGCCTTCATCCACGACACCGCCAAGTCGGTCGCCCAGGCCGTCAAGGAAGCCGAAGGCAAGGTCGGCGCGCCGATCAAGCTGACCGGCTTCGTGCGCTACGCGCTCGGCGAAGGCATCGAGAAGCAGACCTCGGACTTCGCCGCCGAAGTCGCCGCCGCCAGCGGTCAGAAGTAA